A DNA window from Chloroflexota bacterium contains the following coding sequences:
- a CDS encoding 50S ribosomal protein L4, with translation MKVDVYNMEGQKVREVELPAAIFEAPIRPDLMHQAYVRQMANARLGTHSTKGRGEVSGGGRKPWRQKGTGRARQGSIRSPQWVGGGKVHTPKPRKYTLDMPKKMRRAALRSALSVKAAEANVVVVEDLDFPEPKTRRMAEVLQNLVGEEASALILLPESPKANEQWENVARSANNLPYAKTLVAHYLNIRDLLGYDKVVMPLAALDVIAAFLG, from the coding sequence ATGAAAGTGGATGTGTATAACATGGAAGGGCAAAAGGTGCGCGAGGTGGAACTCCCCGCCGCCATCTTCGAGGCCCCCATTCGGCCTGATTTGATGCACCAGGCTTACGTGCGGCAGATGGCGAATGCCCGCTTGGGCACGCACAGCACGAAAGGACGCGGTGAGGTTTCCGGTGGTGGGCGCAAACCGTGGCGCCAAAAAGGCACCGGCCGGGCTCGGCAGGGTTCCATTCGCTCGCCTCAGTGGGTCGGCGGCGGCAAGGTGCATACCCCAAAGCCCCGCAAGTACACGCTGGATATGCCCAAGAAGATGCGCCGCGCGGCGCTGCGTTCCGCCCTTTCGGTCAAGGCGGCCGAGGCGAATGTGGTCGTGGTGGAAGATTTAGACTTCCCTGAGCCGAAAACGCGCCGCATGGCCGAGGTGTTGCAGAACCTGGTGGGCGAGGAGGCCAGCGCGCTGATTTTGCTTCCCGAAAGCCCCAAGGCCAATGAGCAGTGGGAGAACGTTGCCCGCTCGGCGAACAACCTGCCTTACGCTAAAACCTTGGTGGCTCACTATCTCAACATCCGTGACCTCCTGGGCTACGACAAGGTCGTGATGCCGCTGGCGGCGTTGGATGTCATCGCCGCATTCCTGGGTTGA